The following coding sequences lie in one Tichowtungia aerotolerans genomic window:
- a CDS encoding purine-nucleoside phosphorylase gives MSLMLRRRLFTIKPMHAINQTVLDEAVSAVKAVWPNAKPAFGIILGSGWRDAVSGFAVKASLSYSEIPNLGKTGAPGHAGQLIHAEFNDKEVFVFQGRRHLYEGEGWAPVVLPVWILKQFGVQTVLLTNASGGIREDLGPGSLMAMSDHINMLGGNPLAGPHKPAFGDRFPDQSSVYTPALRSVLEDAGASSGVYLATSGPTFETPAEIRAFRALGADAVGMSTVPEAIFANALGLQVAGLSCVCNWAAGLGHETLSGEDVIRTAGEAMPRMRAAIEHFVKEVQ, from the coding sequence ATGAGCTTGATGCTACGCCGGCGGCTATTTACTATCAAGCCCATGCATGCGATCAATCAGACGGTATTGGATGAAGCGGTTTCTGCGGTGAAAGCCGTCTGGCCGAATGCTAAACCGGCATTCGGGATTATTCTCGGCTCCGGCTGGAGAGACGCCGTTTCAGGGTTTGCGGTGAAGGCCTCTCTTTCCTATTCAGAGATTCCAAACCTTGGAAAAACCGGAGCGCCGGGTCACGCAGGTCAGCTGATCCATGCTGAATTCAACGACAAAGAGGTGTTTGTTTTTCAGGGGCGGCGTCACCTGTATGAGGGAGAAGGCTGGGCACCGGTGGTTCTGCCGGTCTGGATCCTCAAACAGTTCGGTGTGCAGACGGTTCTGCTCACCAATGCATCCGGCGGCATTCGCGAGGATCTGGGGCCCGGATCGCTGATGGCGATGAGCGACCACATCAACATGCTGGGCGGCAATCCGCTCGCCGGTCCGCACAAGCCTGCATTCGGGGATCGGTTTCCGGATCAGAGCTCGGTATATACTCCCGCGCTCCGGTCGGTTCTCGAAGATGCGGGCGCGTCCTCCGGGGTATATCTGGCCACATCCGGGCCGACTTTTGAAACGCCGGCAGAAATCAGGGCGTTTCGTGCGCTTGGAGCCGATGCGGTCGGTATGTCCACTGTGCCGGAGGCGATTTTTGCCAATGCGCTGGGGTTGCAGGTGGCAGGCCTGTCCTGCGTTTGTAACTGGGCCGCGGGACTGGGGCACGAAACGCTCAGCGGCGAAGATGTTATCCGGACGGCCGGAGAGGCGATGCCGAGGATGCGTGCAGCAATTGAACATTTTGTGAAAGAGGTCCAATGA
- a CDS encoding nucleoside deaminase produces the protein MNEAFMREAIALSTANMETGEGGPFGAVVVKNGEIIGRGWNRVTSSNDPTAHAEVIAIRDACAKFGTFDLSGCEIYASCEPCPMCLSAIYWARLDKLYFAAGREDAARAGFDDEWIYREVSKPWNNRELPAEQMLADEARKAFDIWKDKKDRTDY, from the coding sequence ATGAACGAAGCATTTATGCGGGAAGCCATCGCCCTCTCCACCGCAAATATGGAAACCGGCGAAGGCGGACCCTTCGGCGCCGTCGTTGTCAAAAACGGCGAAATTATCGGCCGCGGCTGGAACCGGGTCACCTCATCCAACGACCCGACCGCCCATGCCGAAGTGATCGCCATCCGCGACGCCTGCGCAAAATTCGGAACCTTCGACCTATCGGGCTGCGAAATCTATGCGAGCTGTGAACCCTGCCCCATGTGCCTGTCCGCCATTTACTGGGCGCGGCTGGATAAACTCTATTTTGCTGCCGGACGCGAAGACGCCGCCCGTGCCGGCTTCGACGACGAATGGATCTACCGCGAAGTTTCCAAACCCTGGAACAACCGCGAACTGCCCGCCGAACAAATGCTCGCCGACGAAGCCCGCAAGGCATTCGACATATGGAAAGACAAAAAAGACCGCACCGACTACTGA
- a CDS encoding cytidine deaminase, which yields MKPPELLETARAAARQAYAPYSGFKVGAALLCADGTVFTGCNIENASYGLTNCAERTAVFSAIAAGRRDFVAMAVVADGEGVPYPCGACRQVLSEFCREEFSVYVATADALDDYEVICLTVLLPNRFKLID from the coding sequence ATGAAACCTCCGGAACTGCTGGAAACGGCTCGCGCCGCCGCGCGTCAAGCCTATGCGCCGTATTCCGGTTTCAAAGTGGGGGCAGCACTGCTTTGTGCTGACGGAACTGTTTTTACTGGATGCAACATTGAAAACGCATCCTATGGGCTGACCAACTGCGCGGAGCGTACGGCGGTCTTTTCTGCGATTGCCGCCGGACGGCGTGATTTTGTGGCTATGGCTGTGGTTGCGGATGGGGAAGGGGTGCCATACCCCTGTGGCGCCTGCCGGCAGGTGCTTAGCGAGTTCTGCCGCGAGGAATTTTCAGTGTATGTGGCAACTGCGGATGCCCTGGATGATTATGAAGTGATCTGTCTCACAGTTCTTCTTCCGAACCGTTTCAAGCTGATTGATTAG
- a CDS encoding PTS sugar transporter subunit IIA, translating to MNVLDYTVNLISWQTGLTSRTRDEVFEEMLKTFCTREFMDANPELSEADILNALIEREHQRTTAVGKEIAFPHARLENLNRAFFALGVLPEPVLFEDEPVRIVCLILVPTIDPSISLKIMAQLSRKLSDVAMRESVFNAENSDMLRNLFRRSELRIDGPVCARDIMRLPRWSVKEDTLISECAYMMARDHLRAVPVLDSQKRIVGEITSESLFRYGLPDFFAKLKSVSFIAEFDPFEKYFEDERNIPSVDVMSDRFRTVPLDYTLMEIVFDLAILRFNKLYVTDADGHWVGAIDQGTVLNNVINY from the coding sequence ATGAATGTGTTGGATTATACCGTCAACCTGATTTCTTGGCAGACCGGTTTGACATCTCGAACACGCGATGAAGTGTTTGAGGAAATGCTGAAAACCTTCTGCACTCGAGAGTTCATGGATGCAAACCCTGAACTGAGCGAAGCAGATATTTTAAACGCTCTGATTGAGCGTGAACATCAACGGACAACCGCTGTCGGCAAGGAAATAGCCTTTCCGCACGCCCGACTGGAGAATTTAAACCGGGCTTTCTTTGCTTTGGGGGTTTTGCCGGAACCGGTTCTGTTTGAGGACGAGCCGGTGCGGATTGTCTGCCTGATTCTCGTTCCGACCATTGATCCGTCTATTTCGTTGAAAATCATGGCGCAGCTTTCCCGAAAGTTATCCGATGTCGCGATGCGGGAGAGCGTCTTTAATGCAGAGAATTCGGATATGCTTCGGAATCTGTTCCGTCGAAGCGAACTGCGAATCGACGGTCCGGTCTGCGCGCGCGATATTATGCGGCTGCCGCGCTGGAGTGTGAAAGAGGATACCTTGATCTCTGAATGTGCTTATATGATGGCCCGTGACCATCTGCGTGCGGTGCCTGTGCTGGATTCCCAGAAACGAATCGTTGGGGAAATCACTTCGGAGAGCCTGTTCCGCTATGGCCTTCCGGATTTTTTTGCCAAGCTCAAGAGTGTCTCATTTATCGCGGAATTCGATCCCTTCGAAAAATATTTTGAGGACGAACGGAACATTCCTTCTGTGGATGTGATGTCAGACAGGTTTCGCACGGTTCCGTTGGACTACACGCTGATGGAGATCGTGTTCGATCTGGCAATTCTTCGTTTTAATAAACTGTATGTGACAGACGCGGACGGTCATTGGGTTGGAGCCATTGATCAGGGAACCGTGCTCAATAACGTCATTAACTACTAA
- a CDS encoding sialate O-acetylesterase: MKKLLITLLTAFAINLTLSAELTLPTILTDHMVLQRKQPVPIWGTAEPGSRITVEFAGQKKTTEADSNGKWRVDLDSMEANATPQTMTITSSKDGRTEISDVLVGEVWLCSGQSNMQWAMKNSENGPAAIAAANHQQIRLYRTPTAFSQTPTEKINAVWTQCNSETVAEFSAVAYYFGKKLQDELDVPIGLWQSCWGGSRIEPWTPPCGFEGFDSLADIREQIKNFPADFGVDPKKAKQERQYPTAMYNAMLHANIPFAIKGSIWYQGESNHREGMLYVDKTKALLKGWHALWGYDFPYYFVQIAPYQYGAEDPSVLPEFWEAQAEIVTEIPNTGMAVVHDATTLNNIHPPNKEVPGTRLAQLALDNTYGQDIVSTGPGFKEMKLLGDSIEIVFDSAEGLTTRDGKDPDWFEIVGDNGIFKPAKAVIKGSSILLRSPDVANPVAMRFAWDKLATPNLMNGAGLPAPAFRAGDAPEPKLPDMVELPEMKGFKTVYQLVLPANNNFAQKAPEYAVDNSAKISAFKQVAYLLELQKPGEEIEYAFASMDAFTSNVKQISVPTVASGARFMQQVNNLTIRSNVASVNEVTGSDGGNIEFWPGNYSPGNASQIPGADNQLFDFGDVGADKIPGYGCMQVHNWKDRQTVFAINRWNGGTLDIGIGNSETAKASDWTFVGNGGSYFMRRLTVFVK; this comes from the coding sequence ATGAAAAAACTGCTCATCACCCTGCTCACTGCATTCGCAATCAACCTGACTCTGTCTGCGGAACTGACCCTGCCGACGATCTTAACCGACCACATGGTCCTCCAGCGGAAACAGCCGGTTCCGATCTGGGGCACAGCCGAACCCGGCAGCAGAATCACCGTTGAATTCGCCGGGCAGAAAAAGACAACCGAGGCCGACTCCAACGGAAAATGGCGCGTTGATCTCGATTCGATGGAAGCCAATGCCACGCCGCAGACAATGACCATCACGTCCTCAAAAGACGGCAGGACCGAAATCAGCGACGTACTGGTCGGTGAAGTCTGGCTCTGCTCCGGTCAGTCCAACATGCAGTGGGCGATGAAAAACTCGGAAAACGGTCCCGCTGCCATCGCCGCTGCCAACCACCAACAGATTCGTCTTTACAGAACCCCTACCGCTTTTTCTCAAACTCCAACCGAAAAAATCAATGCCGTCTGGACGCAGTGCAATTCCGAAACAGTTGCGGAGTTCTCAGCCGTCGCCTACTACTTCGGCAAAAAGCTGCAAGACGAACTGGATGTACCGATCGGCCTGTGGCAAAGCTGCTGGGGCGGCTCCCGCATTGAACCATGGACCCCGCCGTGCGGTTTTGAAGGCTTCGATTCACTCGCCGACATCCGTGAACAGATTAAAAACTTCCCGGCCGACTTCGGAGTCGACCCGAAAAAGGCGAAACAGGAGCGGCAGTACCCCACCGCCATGTACAACGCCATGCTCCACGCCAACATCCCCTTCGCCATCAAAGGTTCAATCTGGTATCAGGGCGAATCCAACCATCGCGAAGGCATGCTTTACGTCGATAAAACCAAAGCTCTGCTCAAAGGCTGGCACGCCCTGTGGGGATATGACTTCCCCTACTACTTTGTTCAGATCGCGCCTTATCAGTACGGAGCTGAAGATCCGTCTGTTCTGCCGGAATTCTGGGAAGCACAGGCCGAAATTGTGACAGAAATCCCGAATACCGGCATGGCCGTCGTCCACGACGCCACCACCCTCAACAACATTCACCCGCCAAACAAAGAAGTGCCCGGAACCCGCCTCGCCCAGCTGGCGCTCGACAACACCTACGGTCAAGACATCGTCAGCACCGGACCGGGCTTCAAAGAAATGAAACTTCTCGGCGACTCCATTGAGATCGTCTTCGACTCCGCCGAAGGCCTCACCACCCGCGACGGCAAAGATCCCGACTGGTTCGAAATCGTCGGCGACAACGGTATCTTTAAACCGGCCAAAGCTGTCATCAAAGGCAGCAGCATTCTCCTCAGATCGCCGGATGTTGCAAACCCGGTCGCCATGCGCTTTGCATGGGACAAACTGGCCACACCAAACCTGATGAATGGAGCCGGCCTGCCCGCTCCCGCCTTCCGCGCCGGAGACGCACCGGAACCGAAACTGCCCGATATGGTTGAGCTTCCTGAAATGAAAGGTTTCAAAACGGTCTATCAGCTCGTCCTTCCGGCCAACAACAACTTTGCCCAGAAAGCTCCGGAGTACGCCGTTGACAACAGCGCGAAAATCAGCGCTTTCAAACAGGTCGCCTACCTGCTCGAACTCCAGAAGCCCGGCGAAGAAATTGAATACGCCTTCGCATCCATGGACGCATTCACATCGAACGTCAAACAGATCAGCGTGCCGACCGTTGCCTCCGGCGCGCGCTTTATGCAGCAGGTCAACAACCTCACCATCCGCAGCAATGTCGCCAGCGTCAACGAAGTGACCGGTTCAGACGGCGGCAACATTGAATTCTGGCCCGGCAACTACAGCCCGGGAAATGCCAGCCAGATTCCCGGCGCGGACAATCAGCTCTTCGACTTCGGAGATGTCGGCGCCGACAAAATCCCCGGCTACGGATGCATGCAGGTCCACAACTGGAAAGACCGGCAGACCGTCTTTGCCATCAACCGCTGGAACGGCGGAACACTCGACATCGGCATCGGCAACTCGGAAACCGCCAAAGCCAGCGACTGGACCTTTGTCGGCAACGGCGGCTCCTACTTCATGCGCCGCCTCACCGTATTCGTCAAATAA
- a CDS encoding sulfite exporter TauE/SafE family protein, with product MNVWSYPLFIAGGFLAGFINTLAGSGSVVSLAIMNLMGLPLDVANGTKRVAILLQAAVGTARFKKQGNLQLREHIGIVLPAVAGAVLGAFLAGNVSEHFFRRSVGICMVLILGLLFFKPQRWLEGNSLKKQAGPVRRISFFLVGIYGGYIQVGVGVFLLTALVLGEGLDLVRGNAVKVFLALCFTVPALLIFLINGLVRWDAAIPLAIGSMLGAWAATHEAAKHGARFIRWLLIVVVTLSAVRYLFF from the coding sequence ATGAATGTCTGGTCCTATCCTCTTTTCATTGCCGGCGGGTTTCTGGCCGGGTTTATCAACACGCTTGCGGGCAGCGGGTCTGTGGTCTCGCTGGCAATTATGAACCTGATGGGCCTTCCTCTGGATGTGGCCAACGGCACCAAACGGGTGGCAATTCTGCTGCAGGCGGCCGTTGGAACTGCCCGGTTTAAGAAGCAGGGCAATCTCCAGCTCCGGGAACATATCGGCATTGTCTTACCTGCGGTGGCCGGCGCAGTACTGGGCGCGTTTCTTGCCGGAAACGTCAGCGAACACTTCTTCCGCCGGTCGGTCGGAATCTGCATGGTGCTGATTCTGGGCCTCCTCTTCTTTAAACCGCAGCGCTGGCTCGAGGGAAACTCCCTGAAAAAACAGGCCGGACCGGTTCGCAGAATCTCATTCTTCCTCGTCGGCATCTACGGCGGTTATATTCAGGTCGGCGTCGGAGTGTTTCTGCTGACAGCTCTGGTGCTCGGAGAAGGCCTCGACCTGGTGCGCGGGAATGCCGTCAAGGTGTTCCTCGCGCTCTGCTTCACGGTTCCCGCCCTGCTGATCTTCCTGATCAACGGACTGGTCCGGTGGGATGCGGCCATTCCACTGGCGATCGGCAGTATGCTCGGAGCATGGGCCGCCACCCATGAAGCGGCAAAGCACGGAGCCCGGTTTATCCGATGGCTGTTGATCGTTGTCGTCACCCTTTCCGCTGTCCGCTACCTGTTCTTCTAG
- the can gene encoding carbonate dehydratase, with amino-acid sequence MRILGHLFENNREWADKISAEDPEFFKELSNQQNPEYLWIGCSDSRVPANQIINLPPGEVFVHRNIANVVVHTDMNCLSVIQYAVDFLKVKHIIVCGHYGCGGVEGAMNDSPKGLVDNWLGHVRDVYKKHEDALDGIEKFEDRRNKLCELNVIEQVANVCGSTIIQDAWKRGQELAVHGWVYSLENGLLHDLNICVRAPEELSSIYKTAIAKELGAAE; translated from the coding sequence ATGAGAATATTAGGTCATTTGTTTGAAAACAATCGGGAGTGGGCGGATAAAATCAGCGCGGAGGATCCGGAGTTCTTCAAGGAACTCTCGAATCAGCAGAATCCGGAATATCTATGGATCGGCTGTTCCGACAGCCGGGTGCCGGCCAATCAGATCATCAATCTTCCGCCGGGGGAGGTGTTTGTTCACCGCAACATAGCCAATGTTGTGGTCCATACGGATATGAACTGTCTGTCTGTGATCCAGTACGCCGTCGACTTTCTGAAGGTCAAACACATCATTGTTTGCGGTCACTATGGATGCGGCGGAGTCGAAGGCGCCATGAACGACAGCCCGAAAGGGCTGGTTGATAACTGGCTCGGTCACGTGCGCGACGTGTACAAAAAACACGAAGATGCTCTCGACGGCATCGAGAAATTCGAAGACCGCCGCAACAAGCTCTGTGAGCTGAATGTGATTGAGCAGGTCGCCAACGTCTGCGGCAGCACCATCATTCAGGATGCCTGGAAGCGCGGACAGGAGCTGGCGGTGCACGGCTGGGTCTACAGCCTCGAAAACGGGCTGCTGCACGATCTCAATATTTGCGTTCGTGCGCCGGAAGAACTCTCCTCGATCTACAAAACCGCTATTGCCAAAGAGCTCGGAGCCGCCGAATGA
- a CDS encoding zinc ribbon domain-containing protein codes for MKKQFAALKNRLTSISREEPLNKLSLTAIIILDIIILHILFIGLEDHTRQLTSASEYMPHTAREMVIQQSWTPANRISKLQPLVLADRNNLRYRYESPFDEQKIKVMHPDAQRFYSQAKILSEDKALHSLFLNRKKAAEERSRTENAFEKAKKSYDTQLLENIANAARTGANAAATTAQQYNEKIGRLTGEIDALENGINAHPGIQTLWKIVSPNDAERDRIVKDYKRFQFWFPLKELAWQLVFLLPIFGTFYWWNSRSIKKDNPIQTLISSHLLVIASLPIILKLIELVIDLIPEHFFKNLFKFLKSLHLMALWHYFLIFAIIIIGLLIVCFIQRKLFNKQKVLQKRLARGACTACSKRLPPGAVYCPFCGTGQLRTCTACGKQTPSGGACCIHCGTNQTGH; via the coding sequence ATGAAAAAGCAATTCGCCGCTCTAAAAAATCGGCTGACCTCTATCAGCAGGGAGGAACCGCTCAACAAGCTGTCTCTGACCGCAATCATCATTCTGGATATTATCATCCTCCACATTCTGTTCATCGGGCTGGAAGACCATACCCGGCAATTAACCTCTGCCTCGGAATATATGCCGCACACCGCCCGGGAGATGGTTATTCAGCAGTCATGGACTCCGGCCAACCGGATTTCAAAACTGCAACCGCTTGTTCTGGCTGACCGCAACAACCTCCGTTACCGCTATGAAAGCCCGTTTGATGAACAGAAAATCAAAGTCATGCACCCGGACGCCCAGCGTTTTTACAGCCAGGCCAAGATCCTCTCAGAAGACAAAGCACTTCATTCGCTCTTCCTGAATCGCAAGAAAGCCGCTGAAGAACGCAGCAGAACCGAGAACGCCTTTGAAAAGGCAAAAAAATCCTACGACACGCAGCTGCTCGAAAACATCGCCAACGCCGCCCGAACCGGAGCGAATGCCGCCGCCACCACCGCGCAGCAGTATAATGAAAAAATCGGCCGTCTCACCGGCGAAATCGACGCACTGGAAAACGGAATCAACGCACACCCCGGCATTCAGACTCTTTGGAAGATTGTTTCCCCGAACGATGCGGAACGCGACCGGATTGTCAAAGATTACAAACGGTTTCAGTTCTGGTTCCCGCTCAAGGAACTGGCATGGCAGCTTGTCTTCCTGCTTCCTATCTTTGGAACCTTCTACTGGTGGAACAGCCGCAGCATCAAAAAGGATAATCCGATCCAGACGCTGATTTCATCTCACCTGCTCGTCATTGCCTCCCTGCCGATCATTCTGAAACTCATTGAACTGGTGATCGACCTCATCCCGGAACACTTTTTCAAAAACCTGTTTAAATTCCTCAAGTCGCTGCACCTGATGGCGCTTTGGCACTACTTCCTGATCTTCGCCATTATCATCATCGGACTTCTGATCGTCTGTTTTATCCAGCGCAAACTGTTCAACAAACAGAAGGTTTTACAGAAACGACTGGCCCGAGGCGCCTGCACCGCCTGCAGCAAACGACTGCCGCCCGGAGCTGTATACTGTCCGTTCTGCGGAACCGGTCAGCTGCGCACATGCACCGCCTGCGGCAAACAAACCCCGTCCGGAGGTGCCTGCTGCATCCACTGCGGTACAAATCAGACTGGACACTGA
- a CDS encoding CBS domain-containing protein, producing MKSNLEKTTVRDIARLINTSCLTADASTSLEKLAQMLCTSDRYKVYLNDLEGHLCGVIQAKQIAMELLRLSKNEEDAEEMLPAQAFMLNSRQGGELAEDAPAVFLTTKLGAVLNMMEQNNIREIAVVDEDEKLIGTLEAKHILSYYLQNKAAAL from the coding sequence ATGAAATCCAATCTGGAAAAAACAACGGTGCGGGATATTGCCCGGCTGATTAACACATCCTGCCTTACGGCCGATGCATCTACATCGTTGGAGAAACTGGCTCAAATGCTGTGTACATCAGACCGCTATAAGGTCTACCTGAATGATCTGGAGGGACATCTGTGCGGTGTGATTCAGGCAAAACAGATTGCTATGGAGCTTCTTCGCCTGTCGAAGAACGAAGAGGACGCCGAAGAGATGCTTCCGGCGCAGGCTTTTATGCTGAATTCCCGACAGGGCGGCGAGCTTGCCGAAGACGCTCCGGCGGTTTTTTTGACCACCAAGCTGGGCGCGGTTCTGAACATGATGGAGCAGAATAATATTCGAGAGATTGCTGTGGTTGATGAGGACGAAAAACTGATCGGTACGCTGGAAGCAAAGCATATTCTGTCGTACTACCTGCAGAATAAGGCTGCTGCTTTATAA